The Gigantopelta aegis isolate Gae_Host chromosome 9, Gae_host_genome, whole genome shotgun sequence genomic sequence tggtatgtgctatcctgtctgtgggatggtgcatataaaagatcccttgctgctaatcggaaagagtagcccatgaagtggcgacagcgagtttcctctctcaatatctgtgtggtccttaaccatatgtctgacgccatataaccgtaagtaaaatgtgttgagtgcatcgttaaataaaacagaccggcctcggtggcgtcgtgattaggccatcggtctacagactggtaggtactgggttcggatcagttgaggcatgggatttttaatccagataccgactccaaacactgagtgagtgctccgcaaggctcaatgggtaggtataaaccacttgcaccgaccagtgatccataactggttcaacaaaggccatggtttgtgctattctgcctgtggaaagggcaaataaaagatcccttgctgctaatcggaaagagtagcccatgtagtgccgacagcgggttttctctcaaaatctgtgtggtccttaactatatgtctgacgccatataaccgtaaataaaatgtgttgagtgcatcgttaaataaaacatttctattatATTTGAACAATAGCAAcatcaaaaagaaaaacaacaattaaaaaaaaaaaaaaccctataaatTTCATCCAGAAGCTTTCAGAGGACTATAAAGACACTCAGTGGTTTaagagaatatttttttttccacaaataAGGTCCCAGGGGAAATTGTTAGAATGCGCACCCATCTCCTCAAATTTTGAAGTGCACCAAAACATCTAGTGTatggaaaaaaattatttgttcttgatggagtataatataatatttttaacgtctttgttttttgggtgggttgttgttgttgttgttttttatttgtttttgtttttgttttgttatgggtttttttttggggggggtggggtggggtggaggtagAGGGGCCGGTATTGGTGTACTTTTGAATATTGTAGGTTCTGATTTTAAACGTTGCACCCCTCCTTAAGTATTGaatgtgccctttttaaacgtatttttttctctaaaaaaaagaaagacttgCACCCGACCCTGTCCTGGACGAGCGTCCTGAACTAACCAGACGTCGCGCTTgggacaggcaggcagacaggaaCCAGTATAGACACACGAAAGCATTGTTTCATTTACACATTCATCCTTCGTTGTTTCCAGGCCCgcaggaacgatatctggaatgggaagggggtgggggtacgATCTCTAGTAGGGGGAGCACAGTTTCAAGTAGTTGGGGGAGGGATGGGTACAGGTCATATGTTTATCTTTATTTACAGTAAATCGTACATTTACTTCCTTAAGTGGAGGAACCCCTCACCCCACCTCTTTCCTCCCCTAACCCGGTTCCCGAGAGCCTGATTTAGTTTTAATTGAATATCTAGCTAAGCTTGTTACGTCAAAATTAGCTTCTGTTTGGTTTCTCTCGGGTAATTCTTCAGTATGATGTACACATCAGGCTGGGATTTGACGGATGTCGAAGGGGACTAGagtcccccccccacccctcccccacatacacacatacacacacacacaccctagttaTTATAGATTTAAATCGTAAAAGGCGGGGCATTTTGTTATCAACATCACTGAAAGACACCAAAAGGcttacatccatccatcgatcatGGCGCAAACTTCAGTGCAATCAATTCGCGCTGCTCTTCGTCGGTGTTTCCTTTCCTGTTTTGTAACAGGAGCGATGTAGTTCAGTACGAATGGAAAACCTTTTACTTGaagtgttaattaaaaaaatgtgttttgtttaacaacaccactaaagcacattaatttaaatcatcggatgttggatgtcaaacatttggtaattctgactcgtagtcagtagaggaaacccgctacatatttgtCTAATGAagcaaagggatcttttgtatgcactttctcacagacaggaaagcacataccacggcctttgtcctgttgtggtgtactggttggaacgagaaaaaacccaatcagcttaatggatccaccgacgtggtttgatcctgcgacgaaagcacctcatgcgagcactcaaccgactgagctaaatccccccccccccctcatagtattcagaggaaacccgctacattatttttccactagcagcaagggatcttttatatgtaacagataaaaatcaacctccactgaggggatatgaaccacggactctcagtacgagaatccagcgctctaccaactgagcttcCTATTAACATCCGGGGTTCTAATCCCCTCAGAGAAGGTTGATctttttctgttacattacattttggagccgacgtagggaatGAGTGACATTAATTTAACCCAATTAAAACTGTTAtgcaatgaaaaataaattaatcaatcagtCAACCAATCAATCGTGCTGTTATGCACGCGCTGACCAACGTTATCTTTTAACATTTCTACAAATTGTGGAATTAAAATTACtgtggatatatattttttttaataggaaAATATAATTTGCATTGTGGAAGAGCAAATGAAAAATTCAACACTTAATTCACAGTCTAGTAATAATATAATGGGTCGTAACATGAACTTAATTCTgaactgaccggcctcggttgcgtcgtggttaggccatcggtctacaggctggtaggtactgggttcggatcccagtcaaggcatgggatttttaatccagatactgactccaaaccctgagtgagtgctccgcaaggcttaatgggtaggtgtaaaccacttgcaccgaccagtgatccataactggttcaacaaaggccatggtttgtgctatcctgcctgtgggaagcgcaaataaaagatcccttgctgctaatcggaaagagtagcccatgtagtggcgacagcgggttttctctcaaaatctgtgtggtccttaaccatatgtctgacgtcatataaccgtaaataaaatgtgttgagtgcgtctttaaataaaacatttctttctttataacgTTAGGATTTTGataaaaataaccatatattgcGAACAACAAAGTATTGCAAACACTGTCAAGGAACAATGATCACAATATTGTATTCACGCAATAATATGGTGACtttgttacatttatttcatttcaacttattttcgtgcttatatccaattaaggttcaagcacgctgtcctgggcacacatacctcagctgtctgggatgtctatccaggacagtgggatagTTGTTACGTCGCTGATAGGCTGATGCCTAGTATAGTGGCACATTTATTCCCTGCCGTTACTATGTGgtgccatatacatgtatacatcaatacatttaATACTGTGTAGCTAGGACACGGAGCGCCGtttctgttgtttttcttaCCTATCATTATtgaccattttgttttgtttttgttgtttttgtggggatttttttttttttttttttgctgtttgtgtgtgtgtgtgtgtgtgtgtgtgcgtgtgtgtgtgtgtgtgtgtgtgtgtttggttgttgttgtttttttgttgttttttttgtgttttttttgttgttgggtttggggggggttttgttgttgttgttgttgttgttttggggtttttttgggggggtgctATTTATTCAGAGGAAAGTACACTTAGAAATAATATTAAGGCGATCTTTTAAAGGGGCAATTTCAGTTACTGCATAACAaccaaaactatatattaattttgtcttGTGAAAGGTACATACTGTAAGAATAAATCATGTGAAACCAACACCTCACTATACCACCACCTCACTATACCAACACCTCACTATACCACCACCTCCCCAACCTCTGTGCcgtttttgttttcactttgtGGTACTCAATACCCGTAGGCCCATTTTCTTTAGAGCCATTCTGAAATGTTGGTCGtttcaacaaattgttattacTGAGagaatcgggggggggggggggggggggggggtcatatcAAACTGGAGCCAGTTTGGCAAGTATTCATTGTATGAACCCGAGACCACTTTTTTCTGGAAAGAACTCATTGTCCAGTACATGTCCGCAATGATGGACGTTACATTCAGATAGTTTGGAGGTCATTCCAACTGACCGGATTGCTAGAGTGGTATCCCCAGTAAATTGGTCTTGTGTGTAATGCTTGTCATTGTTCATACCTATTTGGTGTCATAAAGAAAAGTGCTTAGAAATGTTTATGGCTTGGTGGGTAATCAGAAATATGTGCATGACAGACGTTACTTCACAAGGACATGGGTAAAAAGCAACTAACTTCATTTCCAAATTGTGTGAAACCCTTAAATTGTACAAATCAAAGTTTGCCCTGGAAGAAAAAGTAACATGGCTATAGAAGACTACCAATTACAATTCAGCTCTAAACTAAAAGTGTCAAGAAAATTATAAGATAACTGTGTGTGACGGACGTTACGTGACGGATGTTACATTTTTGTCCACTGATATAAAATGAAGTTCTAAGTCTATAGCAAGCAGTACATTGTCCACTGCTGTGGtgataaaagtatttaaatgtATGGTGAACATCAGACTTTCAATTTAATACCAAGCCACCGAGGATTTATCAATATACCCATATTCTCTTTATATTTCTGTCATGCAACAgccttcatttattttaaagataaagcTAATGAAAATACTGTCAGATTGAAGACAAACATTGTCCCCTAAAATGGTTTCAAAAGGGTCTGCAAATAAAAAAGAACCTATGTCGATAATGATAAGTTACAAGACTACCAATGTCATATCCGGGTGTATTTTTAGATTACCGTTGTACGGAAATATTTCATACACGTCACAGTACTTTCTGGTGTCATACGATATGGATTCATTAAAAGAATTAATAGGTGTATGGAAAACCTATAGTTAATCAAAATTGGGGGATCTTGcctgccgcccccccccccccccatcatccCACCCACAACCCCACCACAATCATCCATTTTGTTCCACATGATGGGTGGTAGCAGCCTTTTCTTCATCTTCTCTCTAACATAGATAATCTTGTCTTCTTTGAATGGCCAGTCCCAGGTAGTACGTACCTTTGTGACGCACTATCGTTTTCTTGAGTACATACCTTACATAAATATTTGGGTATGTTGCGTgatgaaattgaaattgaattgtCTTGAAAATAACTTAGAGTATGAaccaatgtgtttctggatatacatctatatagtaatgttttgtagtacgTGTATCTCTATATAATGTTTTGtctcaaattattttgtacatataaatttattatttttggcaAAGACCATACGAAATAGGAATTATTTCAGTCAATGGTCATaccaaatgtatgtatcgatataaagttttaaatgtaaaacatgataCGGTAAGACAGCGTTTTGAAAAACCCCCAGAAACaagcaggatgtgtgtttattttgttggggaaACAAACGAGTCTTTCTAGGGCAGAAATCTCAGGATAGTTTCTTATAGTACTACATAATTGTTGGTAAAATAGTGAAACTACCTTTTGTTGTAAAGATGCTAAATGAAGACTTTTTTTCTGACTTATCAGAATGTGACAGCCGTTACGGACTTTCACTTTTTCCTGCGACAGTCGTTACATGTGACGGATGTTAGagtttcctttcttctctcaaaTTCAAGTTACATAATTTCAGGACTGATTGACATATTTATTATCTTTACCTTGACTAGTGCTAAGAGAATTACAAAGGACATGATTATACACCTTCCAAGTTTCTTCTCATATAAACAATTCATATTTGTTGTGACAGACGTTACACTGACCGAGCACCGTATTTCAAATCATAATTTTGGCAacctattttcattaaaaaaataaataattaatgcctGTATTCTTTAAAGTGATGCTACTGACATTATAAATTGAGTAACATAAAGTATCGAAGCCAGTTTGATGGAAGGGATTTGAGTGGCTTAATGTTCCTGTTTTTTGGTCGGAGTTAGCTTTGAAATAATGTAATATGTGTTGATGTCAGAAGCATTAGGACAGACGTGTGTGTGAACAAGTTTTAGTTTTTCTGAAAATTGGGTGTCTTGTGAATTAATTTTGACCCTTTgtataatgaaataaagaaatttaatttttcctcTCATGTGACTTGACTGATGCAATTGCCCTCTATGTCACCCATACTTCATTATTATTACAACAAACTAAAGCAGTGTAGAAAACCAACATATTACACATTAAAATGGATTTTGGTCAAATAATAGATGttataaaagttaataaaaatagacTTATAGTTGACAACCTTTCCAcatataatgtttaattttaacaatagtGTAATTGACTGTTTTTAATGCGTAATAAAACCGTCAGGAATTATTGTGAATGCCTGTGAGATGTGCTAAATAAAGAAAATCGACATGTGCATGTATCTGTATGCTTGTCGTTGTAATGAACACAGCTATTTTGTTCAGGTGAGGACAATTACTTTACAAACATTAAACGTCTTTTAAACAGTATTTTTGTTATCAGTGTATGTTTTCAGACTGCTCTGTAATGTAAAACAGTGTGATATTGGAAAGAATGCATTTTATAAATGTGACTAGAGTTCACCTTCAGCATataatgtgttaaaaaaaacaatctcaTATTTATTCAAAGTAGCATACATAAAAAGTCTGAAtcttttacaaataaaagataagGATGCCAACTTTCTAACACAGATactttattctatgtattaCTTTATTATGAGAAGCACAGAAGTGTTTAAACAGAGTAAGAGACGTGGTTGATATGATTCGGCAAATGCCATTCACGTAATATATCCACTGTAGAGAGTCTACAATAATGCGTCATGAATTAGTAGACTAATTGCCATAGTACGGGTCTACAAGCTGAAAACTGTTAGTGTAGCATTTGGCTAACTGTCACAAGCAGGTGTGAATCAAAACTTGAGGTATGACACAAACAGAGCCGACACCATTATGACGACAGACGACTTCACTGCGGTGGCTCCAGCATACGGACCTGAAATAAAATGCAATCATAATTTTAGTCAGATACTGACGTAAACGTggactctcacactctctccgtctctgtctctctctctctctctctctctctctctctctctctctctctctctctctctccgtctctgtctctctctctctctctctctctctctctctctctctctctctctctctctctctctctctctcgctctctgtctctctcgcatgcacacacacacacacacacacacacacacacacacatagtatTCGCATTAACAGTCTGAAAAACAGTTTTTGAAGGCAATTATTTCCCTGAATTGGCTGAGTATGATTTTAAGGTTTCAAATGCGTATCTTGAACTTTCAAAAGTAGAGtttcagttttcatttttttttcttaagcTTTAAGCCTAGCACATGCATCTTTATTTTACCAATTGTACCTAACGGGCTTCCACAGCAAATCACCCAGACCCGAAAGTAGACTTGCTTACATTCGGCCTTTGCTTTGGCCGCCGATTTGGTTTTCATTACGGCATAATCTGTGGTTCCATCACACGCCTTCTCAGTAGTGGGTCTCATTTCTACGCAGGTGGCCGTATGCAGTTGCGTCCCTGAAACAAAAGGAATATTGGTTTAATTATacctcatattttaaaactactgCTACGTCGTCTCTAACGTAAAATTATTCTCACATTTgttggagagagagaaagtgagacacagagacaaagacagacagagacagagagacaaacagagacagaagaaacccgctgccgcaaCATAAGgcagcaatatatattttacatgcatgttcccatagacaggacattacataccacTGTTTTTAATGCACCATCATTAAACCATTAATTACAGTCATAATCACAAGTATCATGAATATTAGTAAAAGCATGTGCGGTTTTTTAAAAACGACTAATGGTATCAGTAATAATATtagatgaaaatatttaaatttcgaAAGTATCATTTTATGTCCACAAATACAAtgcaaatgtaaaatataaaagtacaGCTTGCTTACGTGCATTTTGTTGTATCTTTCGTTGACGGGGTCCAGGCGAGAACAGCAGTTTGAAAGTCCAACTGGCACGCGGTACACAGAACATCAAGTGCTGAAATAAAACCGATAATAGTATTAAACAGcaataatttttaagatgaaaaatattttttaaaaaagaagagatttCTAAccaaaaaaggaaatgttttatttaacgacgcactcaacacattttatttacggttatatggtgtgagacataatattatggttaaggaccacacagatattgagagaggaaacccgctgtcgccacttcataggccactcttttcgattggcagcaagggatcttttatatgcaccatctactactactactgctgctgctgctgctgctgctgctactactactgctactgctaccgctacttctactattactactattactactacttctactactactacctctactactactactgctactactcactactactactactactgggatccgaacccagtacctacttgTAGACTactatctactactactactactactactactactgctactattacttctgctactgctactacttctactactactacttctgctactactgctgctactactacttctactactattgctacttctactactactactactactactgctgctactacttctactactgctgctactcaTGCTGATGCTGCTACTCCTATTACTACttctattgctactgctactaatatattcactaccaccaccaccactactattactactactactaataataataattagagtATGGATCACTATTTAGAAATGCAACCTCATACCATAAGAGTAACCAACCAAGAAGAACCtagtacatttaaatatttaaatccaAATACATAAAGGTTCCTATGAAATAAGTAACTAATTATTCAAAAATTCAGCTCCAAATACATAATGGTTCCaacgaaataattaattaattattgaaacaGACACTAAACACTATAATGTATCAACTACAACTGTTATTACATAAATCACTTCTTTTATCAACATTTCCAACTAAATGGAAAATTGCTCATGTAAAaccattatttattacatacctattcaatcttactatagtgataaagacatgttgaaaccgtgtgatattttgtatcacacatatgtgcgatctgg encodes the following:
- the LOC121380567 gene encoding uncharacterized protein LOC121380567 isoform X5, which gives rise to MFCVPRASWTFKLLFSPGPRQRKIQQNARTQLHTATCVEMRPTTEKACDGTTDYAVMKTKSAAKAKAECPYAGATAVKSSVVIMVSALFVSYLKF
- the LOC121380567 gene encoding uncharacterized protein LOC121380567 isoform X4 yields the protein MASVSTASSPCSLDVLCTACQLDFQTAVLAWTPSTKDTTKWTQLHTATCVEMRPTTEKACDGTTDYAVMKTKSAAKAKAECPYAGATAVKSSVVIMVSALFVSYLKF
- the LOC121380567 gene encoding uncharacterized protein LOC121380567 isoform X2; this translates as MVEDCTMTWLLYLLHLRHAHLMFCVPRASWTFKLLFSPGPRQRKIQQNARTQLHTATCVEMRPTTEKACDGTTDYAVMKTKSAAKAKAECPYAGATAVKSSVVIMVSALFVSYLKF
- the LOC121380567 gene encoding uncharacterized protein LOC121380567 isoform X1 gives rise to the protein MVEDCTMTWLLYLLHLRHAVSFALDVLCTACQLDFQTAVLAWTPSTKDTTKWTQLHTATCVEMRPTTEKACDGTTDYAVMKTKSAAKAKAECPYAGATAVKSSVVIMVSALFVSYLKF
- the LOC121380567 gene encoding uncharacterized protein LOC121380567 isoform X3, with translation MQTKTKSLDLSGWIALDVLCTACQLDFQTAVLAWTPSTKDTTKWTQLHTATCVEMRPTTEKACDGTTDYAVMKTKSAAKAKAECPYAGATAVKSSVVIMVSALFVSYLKF